In Defluviimonas aquaemixtae, the sequence GACCAGAGCGCCCAGCCCGGCCAGCGACGCGCTCATTGCGATCAGGTCGCCGAGCGCGACCCCAGCCGCCGTCGCCAGCGCGACACGGCGGCCCTGCGAGATCGCGTAGCTGAGGATCAGAAGCACCGTCGGCCCCGGTATGAGAAGCAGCGCGGTCGACGCCGCGACGAAGGCCAGCCAGAGATCGAGCGACATGGATGTCTTTCCGCAAATTAATCCTCGCGGAGCGAGCCACGGCTGTACGCGGCTGTCAATGCGGCCCGCGCCGGCAACCGTCACGGGACCGCCCATGGAGATGCCTACCAGTGCTTTAGTCTCGTATGCGGACACCGCAACGGATCTTGACCCCGCCCGACTGCGCCACCAGCATGACTCGTGACGGAGAGGAGCCCGATGTGACCGCCATTCCCGCCTCGATCGACGCCGTGGTTAAGATGCTTACCGATCAGGACTATGTCTCCGGCCGCGACCTCGGCACCGTCGTGTTTCTCGCGCTGAAACTCGGGCGGCCACTCTTTCTCGAAGGCGAGGCGGGCGTCGGCAAGACCGAAATCGCCAAGGCGCTTGCCTCCGCGCTCGGTCGCCGTCTGATCCGGCTTCAGTGCTACGAAGGGCTCGACGCCGCCTCGGCGGTCTGCGACTGGAACTTCGCCGCCCAGATGATCGCGATCCGTACCGCCGAGGCGGGCGGAGGGGCCGACCGGGACGCGCTGAGGGCCGAGCTTTTCACCGAGGATTACCTCATCGAGCGCCCGTTGCTGGCCGCGATGCGTCCCCAGCCGGGTGGCGCGCCGGTCCTTCTGATCGACGAACTCGACCGCACCGACGAACCCTTCGAGGCGTTTCTGCTCGAAGCGCTTTCCGATTTCCAGGTCACGATCCCGGAGCTCGGCACCATCAAGGCGCCCGAACCGCCGATCGTCATCCTGACTTCGAATCGCACGCGCGAGGTCCACGACGCGCTGAAGCGCCGCTGTCTCTATCACTGGGTCGACTATCCGAGCTTCGAGCGCGAGATGGAGATCGTCCATGCCCGCGCCCCCGAGGCGGCCGAGACTCTCAGCCGCGAGGTCGTGGCGTTCGTCCAGAAGCTCAGGACCGAGGACCTGTTCAAGAAACCCGGCGTTGCAGAGACGATCGACTGGGCCAAGTGCCTCCTCGCGCTCGACGTCATCGCGCTCTCGCCCGAGGTGATCGCCGACACGCTGGGCGCGATCCTGAAGTACCAGGACGACATCCAGAAGATCGCCGGCTCGCCCGCAAAGCAGATCCTCGACGAGGTGCGGGCCGAGCTGGCGGAGGCATAAGGATGGAACGCGCACGCACCAGTCGCCGGCCACCCGGGCCGGATCGGCCGGGAAGCCGGATGCCCCGATCCTCGGAACGCCCCCTGCTTCTTCTGTTCAGAAATACCTCGGGGGTGCGGGGGCGGCGCCCCCGCTTCGCGCCGCATGTCTGAGAGCGCAGCACTCGACATTCCCGAGGACGGCAAGCTCGCCGCCAACATCACCCATTTCGCCCGCGCGCTCAGGAAGGCCGGGCTCAAGGTCGGCCCGGGCCGCGTCGTCGAGGCGGTCCGCGCCGTCGAGGCGGCGGGCTTCACCGAGCGGCGCGACTTCTTCTGGGTGCTTCACGCCTGTTTCGTGTCGCGCCCCGAAGAGCGCGCCGTCTTCGCTCAGGTTTTCCGGCTCTACTGGCGCGACCCGCGCTATCTCGAACACATGATGAGCCTCATGCTGCCCGCGATCCGCGGCGTACAGGAGGAACGCCCGGCAGCCGCCGCCGAGAAGCGCGCCGCCGAGGCGCTGCTCGACGGCATCACGCGCGATCTGCCCGAGATGGGCGAGGGAGAGGACGACGAGGTCCGGATCGAGATCGACGCGAGCCAGACAGCGTCCGAGGAGGAACGGCTGAGGTCGCTCGATTTCGAGCTGATGTCGGTGGCCGAGACCGCCGTGGCCAAGCGCATGATTCGGCGGCTGTCACTGCCGGTGCGGCCGCTCGTCTCGCGCCGCACCATGGCTGATCCGAGGGGTCGCATCGCCGACTGGCGCGGGACGATGCGCGTCGCGATGCGGCGTGGCGGAGAAGTCGCGGCGCTGCAGGTCAGGAAGCGCCGGCGGCGCTGGCCGAACCTCGTCGTCCTGTGCGACATCTCGGGGTCGATGTCGCAATACAGCCGGATGGTGCTCCACTTCCTGCACGCGGTCGCGAACCGGAAGGGCGCGGGCTGGGCGAAGGTCCACGCCTTCACCTTTGGCACGCGCCTGACCAACATCACCCGGCATCTTGCGACGCGCGATGTCGACGCTGCGCTCGCCGCCGCCGGGGCGGAAGCACAGGACTGGGAAGGGGGCACGCGGATCGGCGCCTGCCTCCATGCCTTCAACCGCGACTGGTCGCGCCGCATGATGGGGCAGGGGGCCGTCGTGCTGCTGATCACCGACGGCCTCGACCGTGACCTGCAGCACGACCTCGGCCGCGAGATGGAGCGGCTGCAGCTCTCTTCGCGGAGGCTCGTATGGATCAACCCGCTCCTACGCTGGGACGGATTCGTCCCGAAGGCACGTGGAATCGCCGCCATGCTGCCCCATGTCGACTGCTTTCGCGCCGGCCATTCCATCGCGACGCTCGAGGCGCTGGGCGAGGCGCTAAGCACAGCGCACGGCGACGGCGAGAAGGCACGGCTGATGCGGCTGATCGGCGGATAAGCACCGGTCGAGCAGGCGCCCTTTTTATTCGTGGAACATCGCGTCTCGCGGCGCGTTAGTGTTACGAGATCATAAGTTTAACTCAGGAGACCTGACGATGCACCGACCCTGGAACACCACCACAGCGCTGATCGCGAGCCTTTCGCTCGCAGTACCGATGCCGGTCGGGGCGCAGGACACGGCGGAGGTTCCCGAAATGTTGTGCGCTGACGGCAGCGAAACGCCCTGCGCGCCGGGCGTGGCGCAATTGCCGTCGTCTGAAATGATTTGCGAGGATGGCTCGGATCTGCCCTGCGCCGAGAGCGTGTTCGCGGTGCCGAAGCAGGCGATGATCTGCGCTGACGGCGCCGAACTTCCGTGCGCAGAGGGCGTGTCGGCGAGCGTCCGGCCCGAAATGGTCGAAGTGCTAGCGGAATTGCACGCGCAGGCGGGGGCCGTCGCACCGGAAACGGAGGCCACGGCGGAGGAGACGGCTGAGGCGCCGGTCGAGGAGGCTCCGGCATCAGAGGGCGAGGCTACGGCCGGCACCGAGCCAGACACGGGTGCAGGTGATGAAGTCGCGTCCGAGACGGAGACAGAGGCCGAAGCGACCGAGCAAGCCGACGCCGTTGAGACCGAAGTTGCGCCGACGACCGAGGGCACCAGCGCCGAGACGGCAGCGGAAGGCTCGGGCGAGACCGAAGCGACGCCCGACGAATCCGAGCTTGCGGCCGCGCTCGAAGCGGAGGCGCAGGCCGAGGCCCAAGTCGAGGCGGGCGCCGAGACCGAGCCGGGCGAAGAGGTGGCCGCAGCCGAGGTCCCCGCCGAGACCACCGAGGAAACCGTCGTCCCAGAGCCCGACACCGCCGCAACCACGGAATCCGACGCCGCCGCCCCCGCCGAGGGTGAAGCGACGGCCGAGTCTGAGGCGGCACCTGCCGAGGCCGAGACGGTGCCAGAGCTGCCCGTCCAGCCCGATCCCGCGTCCGGCGAGGCGCCCGTCGCCGCTGCCGCTGCGGCGCCGGAGCAGGCGGAGGCGACCGCCGATGTGACCGAAGAGGTCGTGACCGAAGAGACGACGCGCTCGTCCGACGAGGATTTTGCCAACAAGGTGAACGAGGCAGCGGCCGCATCCGGTCCGGCGAAGGACGACAACGGTCTGTCCGATACCGAGAAGGCCGTGCTTCTGGGTCTCGGCGCGGTTGCGGTCGGGGCGATCCTGTCCAACAACCGCAAGGTCGAGCTGAACTCAGGCGACCGCGTCGTCGTGTCGCGCGCGGACGGCACGCAGCAGATCATCAAGGACGACAATGCGCTCCTCAGGCAGCCCGGTTCGACTGTCAGGAACGAGACCTTCTCGGACGGCTCGACGCGCACGACCGTGACGCGCGATGACGGCTCCAGGATCGTTACGATCCGGGATGCCGAATACCGCGTCCTGCGCCGCATTCACGTCGCGGCAGACGGGACGGAGACGATCCTGATCGACGATACGATAGCGGTTGAACCCGTCGACATCGCGAGCCTGCCGGATCCCGCGCCCCAGTTGGTGTTCGACCCCAATGCAAACGAGGACGCGCTGCGCGCGGCTCTTGCGCGCGAGGCCGAATTCGATCGGCGCTTCACGCTGGCCCAGGTGCGCGGCATCGAGCGGGTTCGGGCGCTCGTCCCGGTCATCGACCTTGACGCGATCACTTTCGAAACCGGCTCGGCGGCGATCCGTCCCGATCAAGCGCGCGCGCTGTCTCAGCTCGGCAATCTAATCCGCAGCTACGTGGACGAGGATGCGCGCGAGATCTTCCTGATTGAGGGTCACACAGATGCGGTCGGATCGGCGGCATACAATCTCGCGCTGTCCGACCGGAGGGCGGAATCGGTCGCGCTCGCGCTGACCGAGTATTTCGACGTGCCGCCGGAGAACCTCGTCGTTCAAGGCTACGGCGAGGAGTTCCTCAAGATCCCGACCGAGGATGCCGAACGCGCCAACCGGCGGGCGAGCGTCCGGCGAATCACCGACCTGCTGCAATCCGCCGCGAACTGACGCAAAACCGCGAATGCGCAAGGATCGGGTCGCGCCCCAGTCGGGCGCGGCCCATTGTCCTCGCAGCCCTGAACGACGGAGATTGCGATGAGGCTGCATTACGAGCCGATGGACAGCGACATGGTCCGCGCCTTGCGGGCGGGCGGCCCAGACGCCAATGGTCAACCGCCCGAGCGCGGCGCAATTTCGACCGGGCAGGGCGAGCCGTGCCGGCATTGTCTTGGCCAGGTGCCGGACGGTGCCGAGTTTCTGATCCTTGCCCACCGGCCGTTTCCGGCGCTGCAGCCCTATGCGGAATGCGGGCCGATCTTTCTTTGCGCGGAGGACTGCGCGCCCTGGCATGGGGAGGGTGTGCCGCCGATCCTGAAAATGAGCCCTGACTATCTGCTGAAGGGTTACACCGATGATCACCGCATCTTCTATGGCACGGGCCGCATCGTGCCGCAGGACGAGGTATCCGTTTATGCCGCGACGCTTCTCGACGACCCGCGCGTGGCTTTCGTCGACGTGCGCTCCGCGCGCAACAACTGCTTCCAGGTACGAATCCGCCGCGCTGAATAGGCGCGTGGGCCGTGATCCGACTGCGGCCGCGTATCGCGACCAAGCCATTGCCCCGCGCCCCGGACGGGTGTCAGGGGCGCTCATGCGGGCCGTCGCTCAGACCTGAGGAGAAAGGCCCCGACACCGACCTTTTGGCACTGGCGGCGCCTTTGGCTCCGGCTCATATTGAAGGCCGGAGGACAAGGCATGGACAGGCCCGAATACGACCGCATTCCCGAGACCGCGCTCGACTGGCAACATGCCGGCGACGGCGCAGCGATCGCTACGGTGGTCGAGACCTGGGGCTCAGCGCCGCGGCCTGTCGGCAGCCAGCTTGCCGTTTCCGGCAAGGGCGAGATGATGGGCTCCGTCTCTGGCGGATGCGTCGAGGGCGCGGTCGTCGAAGAGGCGCATGCCGCGCTGGTCGACGGTACGCCGCGTCTTCTGACCTTCGGCGTGAGCGATGAGGAGGCGTTCGCCGTCGGACTGGCCTGCGGCGGCACGATCCGCGTCTTGGTTGAACCCGTGGGCGCTGCTCTCCCGGAGGCCATGCTCGCCGATATCGTCGCCGGGCGGGAGGGGCGTGTGCCGGTCGCCTATATCGTCGACCTTGAGACTTGGGCACGGCGGCTGGCCCCCCGCGACGGCACCTTCGCCGAACGGTTCCGTTCGGACAAGTCTGGCATCGAGGGCGCCGAGTTCGTCCATATCCATAACCCGCCGCTCAGGATGATCATCGTCGGCGCGGTCCACATCGCCCAGCCGCTTGTCCACATGGCGCGGGCCTGCGGCTACGATCCCCTGATCGTCGACCCGCGCGAGGCCTTCGCCTCAGAGTCGCGCTTCCCGGGCGAGGTGATCACCCACGATTGGCCAGACGAGGCGATCGCAGCCGTGGGGCTCGATCAGCGCACGGCGGTTGTAACACTCACCCACGATCCCAAGCTCGACGACCCGGCGATCCAGGCCGCATTGCGCTCGGAGGTGTTCTATCTTGGTTGCCTCGGCTCCACACGGACGCATGCGAAACGTGTCGCGCGGCTGACGGAGGCCGGGTTCACGGAAGCGGAGATCGCCCGCATCCATGCGCCGGTCGGACTTGATATCGGGGCCAAGTCGCCGGGTGAAATCGCGGTCTCGGTCATGGCTCAGGTTACATCAGTGCTGAGGCGCGGCTGATGCGGTTCGGGCCAGTGGACCTGGACGATGCGAAAGGCGCGGTGCTCGGGCATTCGCTGAGGGTCCAAGGGCGGAAGATCGCGAAGGGGCGGGTGCTGTCCGCGTCCGACATCGCGGCGCTGAAGGCAGACGGTGTGGCGCGCGTCACCGTCGCGCGGCTCGAGCCCGGTGATATCGGCGAGGATACCGCTGCGGCGCAACTAGCCGCCGCGCTCGTGCCCGAACCCGAGGCGGCTGGACTGACGCTCTGCACGCCGCACAGGGGACGCGTGAACCTGAATGCGACGGGGCCGGGGATCGTCGGGATCGACGCCGCGCGCATCCACGCGCTGAATCTGATCGACCCGTCGATCACGCTCGCCACGCTCGCGCCCTATGCGCGGGTGTCCGAGGGGATGCTGGTCGGTACCGTGAAGATCATCGCCTATTCGGTGCCGATCGCGGCTCTCGACCGGGCCGTCGCGGCCGTCGAGGGCGGTGCGGTCCGCGTCCTTCCCGTCATCAGGAAGTCCGCGGGCCTGATCCTGACCGACGCGGGGGGCGAGGCAAGCAAGCTCGAAACCAAGTCGCGGGAGGTGATCGCTGGCCGGCTGCGCGCGCTGGGAATGGATCTGGCGGGAGTCGAAACGGTGCCGCACGAGGAGGGTGCGATCGCCGAGGCGCTCACGCGGCTGCAGGGGGATATGGCGCTGATCCTGACCGGGGCTGCGACCTCGGACTTGAACGATGTCGCGCCGGAGGCGGTGCGGCGCGCGGGCGGCCGGGTCGCACGCTTCGGAATGCCGGTCGATCCCGGCAATCTGCTCTTTCATGGCAATCTCGGCGACCGACCGGTGATCGGCCTGCCGGGCTGCGCCCGCTCGCCCGCGCTCAACGGCGCGGACTGGGTGCTGGAACGGCTGGCTTGCGGGCTCGAGGTGACGGATGCCGATATCGCGGCGATGGGCGTCGGCGGGCTTCTGAAGGAGATCCCGATCCGGCCCCAGCCGCGCGAGTGGGACCGGGACCGGGACCGGAATGCCTCCGGCGGAGGGATTTGAGCCGGGTGTGTCACAGAAGACCCTGGATGAGGATCATCAGGGCGCCCATAACCACGACATAGCCGCCGTCAATCAGTGCCGCAGCACCGCTCTTCTGGCTGAAGAGGCCGCCCGCGAGCTGCAGGACGGCGAGGGCGAGGATCGCCGCGATGGCGGTGCCGAGCGCGTTCACCTGCGCCGTCAGGCCGATGACGAGCGCGAGAAGGAACGTGCCCGCGAGCTGCAGCAACATTGCCGCGACCGGCAGGCGCGCGGGCGGCTTGATGCCGTGGCTGCCCTTCGCCCAAGCCTTTCCGAAGATCGGGCCAAACCAGAGCATGCCGAGGGCGAATGCGATGAGCGTGCCGACGATGATGGCGGGCCAGTTGAGCGGGTCCATAGGTGTCTCCTCTCGTGGTCAGGCGTATTGGTCGTGCCGGCGGAGCCAGGCCTGCGTGTAATCCAGGCCTTCCTCGTCGCGGCCTTTCGGCGTGAGGTCGAGCATGTGGTACGCGCCGTTGATGGCC encodes:
- a CDS encoding AAA family ATPase, with the translated sequence MLTDQDYVSGRDLGTVVFLALKLGRPLFLEGEAGVGKTEIAKALASALGRRLIRLQCYEGLDAASAVCDWNFAAQMIAIRTAEAGGGADRDALRAELFTEDYLIERPLLAAMRPQPGGAPVLLIDELDRTDEPFEAFLLEALSDFQVTIPELGTIKAPEPPIVILTSNRTREVHDALKRRCLYHWVDYPSFEREMEIVHARAPEAAETLSREVVAFVQKLRTEDLFKKPGVAETIDWAKCLLALDVIALSPEVIADTLGAILKYQDDIQKIAGSPAKQILDEVRAELAEA
- a CDS encoding vWA domain-containing protein, which produces MSESAALDIPEDGKLAANITHFARALRKAGLKVGPGRVVEAVRAVEAAGFTERRDFFWVLHACFVSRPEERAVFAQVFRLYWRDPRYLEHMMSLMLPAIRGVQEERPAAAAEKRAAEALLDGITRDLPEMGEGEDDEVRIEIDASQTASEEERLRSLDFELMSVAETAVAKRMIRRLSLPVRPLVSRRTMADPRGRIADWRGTMRVAMRRGGEVAALQVRKRRRRWPNLVVLCDISGSMSQYSRMVLHFLHAVANRKGAGWAKVHAFTFGTRLTNITRHLATRDVDAALAAAGAEAQDWEGGTRIGACLHAFNRDWSRRMMGQGAVVLLITDGLDRDLQHDLGREMERLQLSSRRLVWINPLLRWDGFVPKARGIAAMLPHVDCFRAGHSIATLEALGEALSTAHGDGEKARLMRLIGG
- a CDS encoding OmpA family protein; its protein translation is MHRPWNTTTALIASLSLAVPMPVGAQDTAEVPEMLCADGSETPCAPGVAQLPSSEMICEDGSDLPCAESVFAVPKQAMICADGAELPCAEGVSASVRPEMVEVLAELHAQAGAVAPETEATAEETAEAPVEEAPASEGEATAGTEPDTGAGDEVASETETEAEATEQADAVETEVAPTTEGTSAETAAEGSGETEATPDESELAAALEAEAQAEAQVEAGAETEPGEEVAAAEVPAETTEETVVPEPDTAATTESDAAAPAEGEATAESEAAPAEAETVPELPVQPDPASGEAPVAAAAAAPEQAEATADVTEEVVTEETTRSSDEDFANKVNEAAAASGPAKDDNGLSDTEKAVLLGLGAVAVGAILSNNRKVELNSGDRVVVSRADGTQQIIKDDNALLRQPGSTVRNETFSDGSTRTTVTRDDGSRIVTIRDAEYRVLRRIHVAADGTETILIDDTIAVEPVDIASLPDPAPQLVFDPNANEDALRAALAREAEFDRRFTLAQVRGIERVRALVPVIDLDAITFETGSAAIRPDQARALSQLGNLIRSYVDEDAREIFLIEGHTDAVGSAAYNLALSDRRAESVALALTEYFDVPPENLVVQGYGEEFLKIPTEDAERANRRASVRRITDLLQSAAN
- a CDS encoding DUF1203 domain-containing protein, with amino-acid sequence MRLHYEPMDSDMVRALRAGGPDANGQPPERGAISTGQGEPCRHCLGQVPDGAEFLILAHRPFPALQPYAECGPIFLCAEDCAPWHGEGVPPILKMSPDYLLKGYTDDHRIFYGTGRIVPQDEVSVYAATLLDDPRVAFVDVRSARNNCFQVRIRRAE
- a CDS encoding XdhC family protein, with the translated sequence MDRPEYDRIPETALDWQHAGDGAAIATVVETWGSAPRPVGSQLAVSGKGEMMGSVSGGCVEGAVVEEAHAALVDGTPRLLTFGVSDEEAFAVGLACGGTIRVLVEPVGAALPEAMLADIVAGREGRVPVAYIVDLETWARRLAPRDGTFAERFRSDKSGIEGAEFVHIHNPPLRMIIVGAVHIAQPLVHMARACGYDPLIVDPREAFASESRFPGEVITHDWPDEAIAAVGLDQRTAVVTLTHDPKLDDPAIQAALRSEVFYLGCLGSTRTHAKRVARLTEAGFTEAEIARIHAPVGLDIGAKSPGEIAVSVMAQVTSVLRRG
- a CDS encoding molybdopterin-binding protein, whose amino-acid sequence is MRFGPVDLDDAKGAVLGHSLRVQGRKIAKGRVLSASDIAALKADGVARVTVARLEPGDIGEDTAAAQLAAALVPEPEAAGLTLCTPHRGRVNLNATGPGIVGIDAARIHALNLIDPSITLATLAPYARVSEGMLVGTVKIIAYSVPIAALDRAVAAVEGGAVRVLPVIRKSAGLILTDAGGEASKLETKSREVIAGRLRALGMDLAGVETVPHEEGAIAEALTRLQGDMALILTGAATSDLNDVAPEAVRRAGGRVARFGMPVDPGNLLFHGNLGDRPVIGLPGCARSPALNGADWVLERLACGLEVTDADIAAMGVGGLLKEIPIRPQPREWDRDRDRNASGGGI
- a CDS encoding DUF1761 domain-containing protein is translated as MDPLNWPAIIVGTLIAFALGMLWFGPIFGKAWAKGSHGIKPPARLPVAAMLLQLAGTFLLALVIGLTAQVNALGTAIAAILALAVLQLAGGLFSQKSGAAALIDGGYVVVMGALMILIQGLL